DNA sequence from the Methanobrevibacter millerae genome:
ACATTTCAGCTGCAATCGGCCTTGCACAATTGAAGGTAATTGATGAATTCAATAAGAAAAGGGCGGACAATGCGGCCTATTTAAACAAAGGCCTTGCTGATGTTGACGGTGTAATCACCCCTTACGCAAGGGAAGGCTCAAGACACGTTTATCACCAGTACACAATCCGTGTTGAAAAGGGTGAAAGGGATAACTGGCAGGAAATATTAACCGAAATGGGAATCGGAACAGGCGTTCACTATCCTATACCTCTCTACAATCAGCCTATTTATGAGAAAATGGGATTCACCGGCCACTGTCCTAACGCCGAGCTTGCGGCAAGCTCCGTTATTTCACTTCCGGTACATCCTTCATTAACCAGTGATGATTTGGATTTAGTTATCGATGCAGTCGAAACTGCAAGTAAAAAAATAGCTTAAAAGTCATGTCAAATGACTTTTAATCCAACATTTTTTCAACCGTTTCTATTTTTGCATTTAGCGTTCTTTTTTCAACATCCCTTCTGTCGTCTACCTTGATTACCGTATAAACCCTGCCGACGCCTACTTTAAAGACCGCTTCCTGGGCTTCAGCTATCACTTCATATAATTCTTTCAGGCTTTCGGCTTCAATCTGCGTTCCCATTCCCGTCAGCTGGAAATTGAGTCCGGAGTCCTTCACTACCTGAACGGCAGCGGTTACGTAGTCCTTGCATTCGGTTGAATCGCATCCGACCGGCAAAATTGCAAAATCACATGTTATCATATATTATCACTTCCAAAAAATTATTTATTAATCTAATTATAAATCATTTGTTATGGCGAAACTGAATAAGGATGAATTCAATGGGATGATTTTTAAAAGGATTAATGACCTGATTTCAGATTACAAACTGATTAAACAAAACGAGCTCATAGCCGTTGCTTTATCCGGAGGAAAGGACAGCGTTCTGACATTGCATGCCCTTAAAGGATATCAGGAATACGAAGACTTTGATTTGGTAGCGATAAGCGTTGATGAGGGCATTGAAGGTTACAGGCCTCACGGCATTTCATCAGCAGTTAACAATGCAGAAGCCTTAGGGGTGGAGCTGATTCAAAAGTCATTTCTTGAAGAGGAAGGATTTGCCCTTGATGATATCTATCAAGACTTTAAAAGCGCCTGCATTCCCTGCGGAGTTTTCAGAAGAAACATTTTAAACAAAACCGCTTATGAACTGGGCGCTTCAAAAATAGCTACAGGCCATAACCTTGACGATGAAATCCAGTCATTTCTAATGAGCTTTGCAAGGGGCGACACCATCAAATTCTCCAAGTTCGGCCCCGAGCTTGACGTAATCCATCCCAAACTGATTCCAAGAATAAAGCCATTGTGGAACACTTCTGAAAAGGATGTCGGTCTCTGGGCTGTGTTAAACGATATAGATATCCACTTGGATGAATGCCCATATTCGCATCTCTCATTAAGGGCTAAAATAAAGGAATTTCTAAACAACAGTGAGGATGCATATCCCGGATTGAAAAATAATATAATGGAGTCATTTAAAAAGATTTTAACCTTTGAAAATGACATTCAAGCTAATTTAAATGAATGCAAGTTATGCGGCGAGCCGACTTCATCTGAAATCTGCAAGGCCTGTGAAATAAAACA
Encoded proteins:
- a CDS encoding MTH1187 family thiamine-binding protein, coding for MITCDFAILPVGCDSTECKDYVTAAVQVVKDSGLNFQLTGMGTQIEAESLKELYEVIAEAQEAVFKVGVGRVYTVIKVDDRRDVEKRTLNAKIETVEKMLD
- a CDS encoding TIGR00269 family protein, producing MAKLNKDEFNGMIFKRINDLISDYKLIKQNELIAVALSGGKDSVLTLHALKGYQEYEDFDLVAISVDEGIEGYRPHGISSAVNNAEALGVELIQKSFLEEEGFALDDIYQDFKSACIPCGVFRRNILNKTAYELGASKIATGHNLDDEIQSFLMSFARGDTIKFSKFGPELDVIHPKLIPRIKPLWNTSEKDVGLWAVLNDIDIHLDECPYSHLSLRAKIKEFLNNSEDAYPGLKNNIMESFKKILTFENDIQANLNECKLCGEPTSSEICKACEIKQLVSQDCESHVSDE